GTCGCTGCCCGAGGCCGACGCGGTGCTCGGCTTCGACGACTACCCCGATATCGCGGCGCGGCTGCGCTCGGTGCTCGCGGGCGAGGTGCTGCACCCGCACACCCCTCAGGACCGTCGCAAGCTGCTCCCGATCTCGCCGGCCGCCCGCGACGACTCGACCCTGTCGGTCCCCGGTCACGGGGTCTCGCCGGGCTCGACCGGCGATCTGGACGACCTGGGCGTCGGTGCTCCGGCCAGCGGTCCCCGCACCGTGCGGCGGCGGCTGGACGGCGGCCCGATGGCGCCCCTGAAGCTGGCCAGCGGCTGCGACCGGCGCTGCTCGTTCTGCGCGATCCCCAGCTTCCGTGGCTCCTTCGTCAGCCGGCGCCCGACCGACATCCTCGACGAGGCGCGGTGGCTGGCCGGCCAGGGCGTGCGCGAGGTCTTCCTGGTCAGCGAGAACTCCACGTCGTACGGCAAGGACCTCGGCGACCTGCGGCTCCTGGAGACGATGCTCCCCGAGCTCGCCGCGATCCAGGGCATCGAGCGGGTCCGGGTCTCCTACCTCCAGCCCGCCGAGACCCGGCCGGGCCTGATCGAGGCGATCGCGAGCACCCCTGGCGTGAGCCCCTACTTCGACCTCTCCTTCCAGCACGCGAGCGGTGACGTGCTGCGCCGGATGCGTCGCTTCGGCGACGCCGAGAGCTTCCTCGGCCTGCTCGATCGGGTGCGTGCTCTCGCCCCGCGGGCCGGGGTCCGCTCCAACGTGATCGTCGGCTTCCCGGGCGAGACCGAGGCCGACCTCGAGATCCTGTGCGACTTCCTGGTGGCCGCCCGCCTCGACGTGACCGGGGTGTTCGGCTACTCCGACGAGGACGGCACCGAGGCCGCGGGCCTGCCGGACAAGCTGGACGAGGACGACGTACGCGAGCGCGTGGAGCGGGTCACCGACCTGGTCGAGCAGCTCACCAGCCAGCGTGCAGAGGAGCGAGTCGGCGAGCAGGTCACCGTGCTGGTGGAGGCCGTCTCGGACGGCCTCGACGACCGGGCGGAGGGACGCGCCGATCACCAGGGCCCCGAGGTCGACGGTACGACGCGGCTCACCGGCCACGGCAGGCATGTGGTCGGCGACCTGGTCCCCGCGGTCGTGGTCGCCGCCGAAGGCGCCGACCTCGTCGCGGAGCCCCTGCGATGAGCGACCAGGTCGGCTCGTCCGGGAACTGGAACCTGCCCAACGTCCTGACCGGCCTGCGGATCGTGATCGTCCCGTTCTTCGGCTGGGCGCTGCTCCACGACGGTGGCGACTCGATCGTGTGGCGCACGGTCGCGGCCGTCCTCTTCGCGGCCGCGATGATCACCGACAAGATCGACGGCGACATCGCCCGCTCGCGGGGGCTGGTCACCAACTTCGGCAAGATCGCCGACCCGATCGCCGACAAGGCGCTGACCGGGATGGCGTTCGTCGGGCTCTCGATCGTCGGGGACATCTGGTGGTGGGTGACGATCCTGGTCCTGCTGCGGGAGTGGTCGGTGACCGTTCTGCGGCTCTCGATCCTGCGCCGGGTTGTGGTGGCCGCGGCCCAGAGCGGCAAGGTGAAGACGGTGCTCCAGGCGGTGGCGCTGACCGCCCTGAGCCTCCCGCTGCGCCAGGTGCACCCGCCGCTGCACGACCTCGGCGTGGTGCTCTTCTACGCCTACGAGGTGCTGCTCGGTGTCGCCGTGGCGATGACGATGTGGTCCGGTTACGAGTTCTTCCGAGACGTCTGGCGCCAGCGCAACGAGCTCCGCTCGACGCCCAGCCCGACCTGACCACGAGGGTTACCCCAGCGTTCACCGATCCGTCCCGCCCGGGTCGCCGGATCCCGACCCAGGGGGGTTAGGGTGACGCGCACCACCACCGGTCGGTAGCCCCGACCTCTCGGATCTCGGAAGGACCCCCCTCATGCGACCTCTTTCGCGCGCGCGCAGCCGCCGCCTGCTCACCGGTTCGGCGACCTTGGCGGTGGCGCTGGGCGGCCTGGCCGGGCTCACCGGCACCGCCTCGGCCAACACCGCCGGTCCGGGCCCGGTGATCAACGAGGTGTACGGCGGCGGCGGCAACAGCGGCGCCACCCTCAAGAACGACTTCGTCGAGATCCGCAACACCACCACCCACACGATCTCGCTCGGTGGCCTGAGCCTGCAGTACCGCTCGGCGACCGGGACCGGCCCGACCGGGTCCTCCAACATCGACCCGCTGCCGTCGGTCGACGTACCCGCGGGAGCCACCTACCTCGTCCAGGAGGCCGCGGGTCTCGGCGGTATGCAGGACCTGCCGACCCCCGACCACATCGGCTCCATCGGGGTGGCCGCGACCGGCGGTCAGCTGTTCCTGGCCGACAGCACGAGCGCGATCGACCCGGGTACCGGGGACATCTCGAACACGCAGGTGCTCGACTTCGTGGGCTGGGGCAGTGCCACCGCCTTCGAGGCGGCCAAGGGTCCGGCGACGACCAACACGACCTCGGTCTCCCGCGACGGCGCGGGCACCGACACCAACAGCAACGTCGCCGACTTCACCGCCGGCAGCCCCACCCCCAGCGCCTGTGGCGCCGCCTGCCCCACCACGCCGCCGCCCCCGCCCACCCCGCACACGATCGCCGAGATCCAGGGCACCGGTGACACCTCGCCGTACGCCGGGCAGCCCGTGGTCACCGAGGGTGTCGTCACCGCGGCGTACCCGACCGGCGGGTTCTTCGGCTACACGATCCAGACCGACGGCACCGGCTCCGGCCCCGACGCCACTCAGGGTGAGTCCGACGCGGTCTTCGTGCACCAGCCCAGCGGCGCGGTCGCCGCGACCGTCGGTGACCTGGTGAAGGTGACCGGCACGGTGAGTGAGTTCAACGGTCTGACCGAGCTCAACGTCGACGCCGCCGATCTCCACGACGAAGGCACGGCCCCGACCGGGGTCACCCCGCTCTCGCTGGCCTACCCGACCACCGACGCCGGCCGCGAGGCCCACGAGAGCGAGCTGGTCGCCCCCACCGACCAGTTCACGGTCACCGACAACTTCTCGACCAACCAGTACGGAGAGATCGGCCTGGCCACAGGTGACCACCAGCTGTGGCAGCCGACCGACCTGTTCAACCCGCGCATCGACCCGGCAGGGGTGGCGTCGGTCCAGGCTGACAACGCCGCCCGGGGCGTCGTGCTCAACGACGGGGCCACGGCGAACTACCTGACCACGAGCAAGAACACCGTGATGCCGTGGCTGCGGCCCGACAACCCGGTCCGGGTGGGCTCGACCGCGACCCTCCGCCAGCCGGTGATCCTCGACTTCCGCAACGGGCTCTGGGAGCTCCAGCCGACCCACCAGGTCACCGACGACGGCTCGGCCGTGGCGACCTTCAGCGACACCCGCACCCCCAACCTGCGGCCGCAGGCCGTCGGGGGCGACCTCGAGCTCGGCACCTTCAACGTCGAGAACTTCTTCCCGACCTCGGCCGCCGAGTACGACGCGCTGACCGGCAACCCCAACGCCTGCACGTCGTTCAAGGACCGTGAGGGCAACCCCATCGACGTGAACCAGTGCAGCCCGAACGGGCCGCGCGGGGCCTGGGACCAGGTCAACCTCGACCGCCAGCTGGCCAAGGAGGTCAAGGCGATCAACCTCATGAACGTCGACGTGATGTCGCTGGAGGAGATCGAGAACTCCGTGCAGTTCGGCAAGAACCGTGACGACGCGCTCGCCAAGCTCGTCGACGCGCTCAACGCCGATGCCGGGTCCACCCGGTGGGCCTTTGCACCGTCACCGAGCCCGGCCGACCTCCCGGCTCCTGCCGACCAGGACGTGATCCGGACGGCGTTCATCTACAACCCGAACACGGTGCAGCTCGTCGGCCCGTCCACGGTGCTCTCCACGGAGTCGGGGACCGGCGGCGCGTTCGAGAACGCCCGCGAGCCCCTGGCCCAGGAGTTCAAGCGCAAGGGCGCCTTCGACTCCGACGGGTTCCTGGTCGTGGTCAACCACTTCAAGTCCAAGGGCTCCGGCGTCGACGACGGCACCGGACAGGGCCTGGCCAACCCCGACCGGATCCGGCAGGCGCACGCGCTGGTCGACTTCGCCCAGGCCACGGCTCAGGCCGACGGCACCCGGAAGATCTTCCTGGTGGGTGACTTCAACTCCTACACCCAGGAGGACCCGATGCAGGTGCTCTACCAGAACGGGTTCGTCAACCAGCCCAGCGACGACAAGAGGGACACCTCCTACGAGTTCGGTGGCATGGCCGGCTCCCTCGACCACGTGCTGGCCAACACGGCGGCGGCCTCGATGGTGACCGGTCGCGACGTGTGGCAGATCAACGCCGAGGAGTCGGTGGGCTTCGAGTACAGCCGCTTCAACTACAACGCCGAGCCGCTCTACGCGCCGGACCAGTTCCGCGCCTCGGACCACAACCCCGAGCTGGTCGGCCTGAGCGCGCCGTTCACGCAGCAGGAGTCCACGACCACCGCGACGGCGAGCCCGAGCACGATCCAGAAGAAGAAGGGCACGTCCCGGATCGACGTGACGGTCAGCGGCGCCCTCGGGGCGACTCCGACCGGCACGGTCGAGCTCTGGATCGGCGGGCAGCGGGTCGCCACCGCGACCCTGGCGAACGGGACGGCGAGCACTGTCGTCGGGCCCTTCGCCGGTGCCGGCACGCAGGTCGTCGAGGTCCGCTACCTCGGGGACCAGGTGACCAAGCCCAGCTCGACCACGGTGTCGGTCACCGTCACCAACGGCCCGAAGTAGGGATCAGTCGGCAGCTTCCCGCAGCCGGAAGGCCGCCTGCACGAGAGTCAGGTGGCTGAAGGCCTGCGGGAAGTTGCCGACCATCCGCTGCCCGACGGGGTCGTACTCCTCGGAGAGCAGCCCGACGTCGTTGCACAGGCCGATCAGCCGGTCGAAGAGGGCGTGGGCGTCGTGGTGGCGCCCGGCGGCGGCGTACGCCGACACCAGCCAGAACGAGCAGGCCAGGAACGGGAACTCGTGACCGGCCAGGCCGTCGACGCCGGTCTGGGTGCGGTAGCGCATCAGCAGCCCGTCGTGCATCAGGTCCTGCTCGATCGCCTCGATCGTGCCCAGCATCCGCGGGTCGTCGCCCTCGATGAAGCCGATCAGCGGCAGCATCAGCAGCGACGCGTCGACCTCGGAGGTGGCGTAGTGCTGGGTGAAGGTGTTCCGCTCGGTGTCGAACCCCTGCGTCATGATCTCGTCGCGCACCTCGTCGCGGACCACCCGCCAGCGCTCGACGTCGCCGCCGAGGTGGTGCAGCTCCACGGCGCGGACGGCCCGGTCGAACGCCGCCCACACCATCGCCCGCGAGTGCGTGAAGTGCTGGAGCGGTCCGCGGATCTCCCAGAGCCCGTTGTCGGGCTCCTGCCAGGTCTCGGCGAGGTGGTCGACCAGCAGCCGCTGCAGGGCCCAGGCGTTGTCGCTGTCCCCGAGGCCGGACTCGCGGGCCGCCTCCAGGGCGATCATCACCTCGCCGGTCACGTCGGTCTGGCGCTGCTCGACCGCCCCGTTGCCGATCCGGACCGGACGGGAGGCCGCGTAGCCGGGCAGGTGGTCGAGGGTCATCTCGGGCAGGCGGCGCGACCCGTCGACGGTGTACATGATCTGGACGTCCTCGGGGTCGCCGGCGACGGCGCGCAGCAGCCAGTCCCGCCAGAAGCGGGCCTCGTCGGTCGCCCCCGCCTCCAGCAGCGCCATCAGGGTCAGCGAGGCGTCTCGCAGCCAGCAGTAGCGGTAGTCCCAGTTGCGCTCGCCGCCGAAGTCCTCGGGCAGCGACGTGGTCGGGGCGGCCACGATCCCCCCGGTCTCCGCGTGCGTGAGCAGGTGCAGGGTCAGCAGCGAGCGTCGTACCAGCTCGGCATGGGGTACGCCGGTCAGGTCGCAGGCCGCGACCCATTCGACGGCCTCGTCGATCGACTCGTCGACGGTGTAGCGGTGCGGGCCGGGCGTCCGCAGGTGCGACGGCAGCCAGGTCATCGAGTAGGTCAGCACCTCGCCCTGGCGCACCTCGAAGTCGTCGACGTGCTTGTGGTCGCTGGGATGGGGCAGCCGGGGCCCGCGCAGCACCAGCTTGTCCGGACCCGCGACCGCGGTGATCACCGGGTCGCCGTCCTCGACCCGGCGGCGGCGGACCCAGGGTTTGGCGCTCCCGTAGTCGAACCGGACCACCCACTCGTGGTGCATCCGTACGGTGCCCTCCACACCGGTGAGCCGTCGTACGACGTCGATCCGGTCGTCACCGGTGGGCATCACGTCGAGCAGGGTGACCACCCCGGTCGCCGTCGTGAAGGTCGTCTGCAGGGCCGCCGCGTGCTCGACGTAGGCGCGGGTGACGGTGTAGTCGCCGGCCGGGCAGAGCTGCCAGTGGCCGTTCTCCTCGTCGCCGAGCAGGGCCGCGAAACACGCAGGGGAGTCGAACCGCGGCACGCAGAGCCAGTCGATCGAGCCGTTGCTGGCGACCAGCGCGGCGGTGTGCCGGTCGCCGATCATGGCGTAGTCCTCGATCGGGCGGCTCACGCGACGCAGCGTAACCCGCACGGCTAGGGTCGACGGATGAGGCGCCGCCCCACCCCCGACGCCGTCGCCGTCGAGGCGCTCGCCCTGCTGGCCGACGCGCAGGCCACCCTGGGCACCGCCGAGTCGCTGACCGGAGGGCGGCTGGCGGCTGCCGTGACCTCCGTCCCCGGAGCCTCGGCGCACTTCCTCGGCGGCTTCGTGACCTACGCGACGGGGCTCAAGGAGTCACTGCTCGGCGTGCCCCACGCGCTGGTCGAGACCTACGGCGTGGTGTCGGCCGAGTGCGCGGGTGCGATGGCCACGGGGTGCCGGTCCGCCACCGGCGCGTCGTACGCCCTGTCGACGACGGGGGTGGCCGGGCCCGACCGCCAGGAGGGCAAGCCGGTCGGGACGGTCTTCGTCGGAATCGCCGGTCCGGACGGCGTCACCACGCTCACGATGGAGCTGGTCGGCGACCGCCACCAGGTCCAGGAGCGGGCGTGTCGGGAGGCGCTGTCGGCCCTGTGTGGGATCCTTCGTCGGGAACAACCCCCACTCGGGTAGCGTTTCGCCCACGACCACCGTTCGACGACTCAAGGAGGAGGCCGCAGATGGCGATGTTTCGTCGCTTGCTCGGTGACGTCCTCCGGGAGCGTCGCCTTGAGCAGGGGCTGACCCTGCGGCAGGTTTCCGCCGAGGCCCGGGTCAGCCTGGGCTACATCTCCGAGATCGAGCGCGGTCAGAAGGAAGCCTCCTCCGAGCTCCTCGCCTCGCTCTGCACCGCCCTGGACACTCCGTTGTCCGCGGTGCTCCACGACGTGTCGCGAGCGGTCGCGGTCGAGGAGGCCGCCACGGCCCCGACCCCGATCACCGGTCGTCGCCCGGTCGTCGCCTCCGCCGCCTGACTAGCCGCGGCTCGGCTGGCACGAGGGGCACCAGTACGTCGCACGCTCCTGGCCTTCGGGGCCCAGCTCCGCCTGCCGGATCGTGGTCCGGCAGCGCCGGCACTCCCGGCCTGCGCGCGCGTAGACCCAGAGCTGGCGACCGCGTGAGAGGTCGCCGGTGGTGCTCTGCATGGCGCGGTGCCGGTTCTGGTCGAGCAGCTGGTGGGCGCGGGTGACCATGCGGGGCAGATCGGGGACCTGGTCGACCGGGGTCTGTGGCGGGACCCCGGAGATGAAGCACAGCTCGCAGGCATACATGTTGCCGATGCCGGCCAGCCTGGTCTGGTCGAGCAGCGCCTCCTTGATGGTCCGGTCGGGCTGCTCGCGCAGCCGGCGCAGCGCCTCGTCGAGGTCCCAGTCGGGGCCGAGCAGGTCGGGCCCGAGGTGACCGACGAGGTCGGACTCGCGTTCGCGGGGCACGATCTCCACGATCCCGAGGGAGAACCCGACGGCCACGGCGTTCGCGGTGGTCAGCACCACCCGTGCGGTGTGAGCCGGGCGCGACCAGTGCTGCCCGGGCTTGAACACCCGCCAGCCGCCCTCCATCTTCAGATGGGTGTGCAGGGTCCACTGCTGCTCGCCCTCGATCCGGGTCAGCAGGTGCTTGCCCCGGGAGACCGTCTCGAGCACGCTGGCGCCGGCGAGGTCCCAGGTGGCGAACGCCGGGACCCGGACGTCGCTGGCGGTAAGCACCTGACCCTTGAGCGCCCGGTCGAGGCGCTGCGCCGTGCGCCAGACGGTGTCACCCTCAGGCACGGAGCCTCAGCCCCCTCGGGGTCGAGACGAAGCCGGCCGCGTCGAGCGCCTCGCGCAGCGGGGTGGAGCCGCCCCCGAGGATCTGCTCGCCGTCCGCGCGCTCGACGGTCATCCGGCCGAGTGCCCCGCGGCGCCCGGCCTCGGACAGCGACTGGGCAGCCGGGCCGAGCAGCGCGGCGTCGTCGGTCCAGGTGAGCAGGGTCTTGCCGCCACGCTCGACGTAGAGCGTGAGCGCGCCGTCCACGAGCACGACCAGGGCGCCGGCCTTCCGACCCGGCCGGTGGCCTCCTGCGGTGTCGCGATCGGGCCAGGGCAGGGCGGCGCCGAAGGGGTTGGCCGGGTCGGTCGCCGCGAGGGTCACCGCGGCCGGCTTCCCGTCGGAGTCGCCGGCACCCGGCAGGTCGGTGAACGTCCGCAGCCGGTCGACGGCCCCGGCGGTCCCGAACTGCGCGGCCCCCAGACCCTCCACGAAGTAGCCGCGGCGGCACCGCCCGGAGTCCTCGAAGGCCGACAGCACCTTGTAGACCGCCGCGAAGCCTCCGACGGTGCGCTCGGAGACCACGGCACCGCGGGTTACGACCCCGTGGCGCTCCAGCATCCGCTCGGCGGTCGCGTGGGCGCGGCGGGTGGGGTCCAGGTCGCGCTCGGGAAGCAGGGCCCACCGGCCCGAGGTGGGCGGAGGCGCCGAACGACCCACCGCTCGCAGGGGCCGGGAGGCGCGGGCCCGCGGTGGGGTACGGCGGGCCCGGTGGCTGCCGCCGCCCGCGCCGGTGAGCGCGCGCAGGGGAGCGAACGTGTCGTTGGTGACCCGGCCCGACCAGACCAGGTCCCACAGGGCGGTCTGGAGCAGCCGGTCGGTCGCGCCCGTGGCGGTCGCCAGCTGGCGGAAGAACCAGCCGCCGCCGGGTGCCAGGGC
This genomic window from Nocardioides cynanchi contains:
- a CDS encoding DNA-formamidopyrimidine glycosylase family protein, with translation MPEGDTVWRTAQRLDRALKGQVLTASDVRVPAFATWDLAGASVLETVSRGKHLLTRIEGEQQWTLHTHLKMEGGWRVFKPGQHWSRPAHTARVVLTTANAVAVGFSLGIVEIVPRERESDLVGHLGPDLLGPDWDLDEALRRLREQPDRTIKEALLDQTRLAGIGNMYACELCFISGVPPQTPVDQVPDLPRMVTRAHQLLDQNRHRAMQSTTGDLSRGRQLWVYARAGRECRRCRTTIRQAELGPEGQERATYWCPSCQPSRG
- a CDS encoding glycoside hydrolase family 15 protein: MSRPIEDYAMIGDRHTAALVASNGSIDWLCVPRFDSPACFAALLGDEENGHWQLCPAGDYTVTRAYVEHAAALQTTFTTATGVVTLLDVMPTGDDRIDVVRRLTGVEGTVRMHHEWVVRFDYGSAKPWVRRRRVEDGDPVITAVAGPDKLVLRGPRLPHPSDHKHVDDFEVRQGEVLTYSMTWLPSHLRTPGPHRYTVDESIDEAVEWVAACDLTGVPHAELVRRSLLTLHLLTHAETGGIVAAPTTSLPEDFGGERNWDYRYCWLRDASLTLMALLEAGATDEARFWRDWLLRAVAGDPEDVQIMYTVDGSRRLPEMTLDHLPGYAASRPVRIGNGAVEQRQTDVTGEVMIALEAARESGLGDSDNAWALQRLLVDHLAETWQEPDNGLWEIRGPLQHFTHSRAMVWAAFDRAVRAVELHHLGGDVERWRVVRDEVRDEIMTQGFDTERNTFTQHYATSEVDASLLMLPLIGFIEGDDPRMLGTIEAIEQDLMHDGLLMRYRTQTGVDGLAGHEFPFLACSFWLVSAYAAAGRHHDAHALFDRLIGLCNDVGLLSEEYDPVGQRMVGNFPQAFSHLTLVQAAFRLREAAD
- the pgsA gene encoding CDP-diacylglycerol--glycerol-3-phosphate 3-phosphatidyltransferase, which gives rise to MSDQVGSSGNWNLPNVLTGLRIVIVPFFGWALLHDGGDSIVWRTVAAVLFAAAMITDKIDGDIARSRGLVTNFGKIADPIADKALTGMAFVGLSIVGDIWWWVTILVLLREWSVTVLRLSILRRVVVAAAQSGKVKTVLQAVALTALSLPLRQVHPPLHDLGVVLFYAYEVLLGVAVAMTMWSGYEFFRDVWRQRNELRSTPSPT
- the rimO gene encoding 30S ribosomal protein S12 methylthiotransferase RimO, encoding MTAPTSDPTLHPEPVSVALVTLGCARNDVDSEELAGRLAADGFVLVDDPEDADTVVVNTCGFVEAAKKDSVDTLLAASDLKQDGRPRAVVAVGCLAERYGKDLAESLPEADAVLGFDDYPDIAARLRSVLAGEVLHPHTPQDRRKLLPISPAARDDSTLSVPGHGVSPGSTGDLDDLGVGAPASGPRTVRRRLDGGPMAPLKLASGCDRRCSFCAIPSFRGSFVSRRPTDILDEARWLAGQGVREVFLVSENSTSYGKDLGDLRLLETMLPELAAIQGIERVRVSYLQPAETRPGLIEAIASTPGVSPYFDLSFQHASGDVLRRMRRFGDAESFLGLLDRVRALAPRAGVRSNVIVGFPGETEADLEILCDFLVAARLDVTGVFGYSDEDGTEAAGLPDKLDEDDVRERVERVTDLVEQLTSQRAEERVGEQVTVLVEAVSDGLDDRAEGRADHQGPEVDGTTRLTGHGRHVVGDLVPAVVVAAEGADLVAEPLR
- a CDS encoding ExeM/NucH family extracellular endonuclease yields the protein MRPLSRARSRRLLTGSATLAVALGGLAGLTGTASANTAGPGPVINEVYGGGGNSGATLKNDFVEIRNTTTHTISLGGLSLQYRSATGTGPTGSSNIDPLPSVDVPAGATYLVQEAAGLGGMQDLPTPDHIGSIGVAATGGQLFLADSTSAIDPGTGDISNTQVLDFVGWGSATAFEAAKGPATTNTTSVSRDGAGTDTNSNVADFTAGSPTPSACGAACPTTPPPPPTPHTIAEIQGTGDTSPYAGQPVVTEGVVTAAYPTGGFFGYTIQTDGTGSGPDATQGESDAVFVHQPSGAVAATVGDLVKVTGTVSEFNGLTELNVDAADLHDEGTAPTGVTPLSLAYPTTDAGREAHESELVAPTDQFTVTDNFSTNQYGEIGLATGDHQLWQPTDLFNPRIDPAGVASVQADNAARGVVLNDGATANYLTTSKNTVMPWLRPDNPVRVGSTATLRQPVILDFRNGLWELQPTHQVTDDGSAVATFSDTRTPNLRPQAVGGDLELGTFNVENFFPTSAAEYDALTGNPNACTSFKDREGNPIDVNQCSPNGPRGAWDQVNLDRQLAKEVKAINLMNVDVMSLEEIENSVQFGKNRDDALAKLVDALNADAGSTRWAFAPSPSPADLPAPADQDVIRTAFIYNPNTVQLVGPSTVLSTESGTGGAFENAREPLAQEFKRKGAFDSDGFLVVVNHFKSKGSGVDDGTGQGLANPDRIRQAHALVDFAQATAQADGTRKIFLVGDFNSYTQEDPMQVLYQNGFVNQPSDDKRDTSYEFGGMAGSLDHVLANTAAASMVTGRDVWQINAEESVGFEYSRFNYNAEPLYAPDQFRASDHNPELVGLSAPFTQQESTTTATASPSTIQKKKGTSRIDVTVSGALGATPTGTVELWIGGQRVATATLANGTASTVVGPFAGAGTQVVEVRYLGDQVTKPSSTTVSVTVTNGPK
- a CDS encoding CinA family protein, translating into MRRRPTPDAVAVEALALLADAQATLGTAESLTGGRLAAAVTSVPGASAHFLGGFVTYATGLKESLLGVPHALVETYGVVSAECAGAMATGCRSATGASYALSTTGVAGPDRQEGKPVGTVFVGIAGPDGVTTLTMELVGDRHQVQERACREALSALCGILRREQPPLG
- a CDS encoding helix-turn-helix domain-containing protein, whose amino-acid sequence is MAMFRRLLGDVLRERRLEQGLTLRQVSAEARVSLGYISEIERGQKEASSELLASLCTALDTPLSAVLHDVSRAVAVEEAATAPTPITGRRPVVASAA